The following coding sequences are from one Oncorhynchus kisutch isolate 150728-3 linkage group LG23, Okis_V2, whole genome shotgun sequence window:
- the LOC109868112 gene encoding TBC1 domain family member 10A-like isoform X1: protein MARIRIEPGNGLQSAESIKSLRGTRESLALTDEGNSFGSDSELNGYTSERQTDKYGFIGGAQQYSEQSAEDIPPEVLRQREAKWLDMLNNWDKWMAKRHKKMKLRCQKGIPPSLRGRAWLYLSGGKVKREQNKGKFEELDRQAGDPKWVDVIEKDLHRQFPFHEMFVARGGHGQQDLYRVLKAYTLHRPEEGYCQAQAPIAAVLLMHMPAEDAFWGLVQICEKYLPGYYSVGLEAIQLDGEILFALLKRVSPLAHRHLKKHKLDPILYMTEWFMCAFSRTLPWASVLRVWDMFLCEGVKIIFRVGLVLLKCMLGSQDKLKTCQGQYETMELLKTIDTRYMLEGFLVREIIELPLSERDVEKEHLAQLRRWKETRGELHCKSPPRMHGAKAIMAAEPPSRQDLRQNPTIIVESSLATNKNVEGQEEDKARIKTKEQKNGKNGTPVASNPEPSDISTKPTPPLKDAPLQGSNQSLIGTEHDTYL from the exons ATGGCAAGAATTAGAATTGAGCCAGGTAATGGACTTCAGTCAGCAGAGTCCATCAAAAGTTTGCGGGGCACCAGAGAAAGCCTGGCACTGACAGATGAAGGCAACTCTTTCGGCTCGGACTCAGAACTAAATGGCTATACCAGCGAGAGACAGACGGATAAATATGGATTTATTGGGGGTGCACAACAATATTCAGAACAATC AGCTGAAGACATCCCTCCTGAagtgctgagacagagagaggccaaATGGCTGGACATGCTCAACAACTGGGACAAATGGATGGCCAAGAGACACAAGAAG ATGAAGCTGCGCTGTCAGAAGGGCATCCCCCCCTCGCTGCGAGGCCGGGCGTGGCTCTACCTGTCAGGAGGAAAGGTGAAGAGGGAGCAAAACAAGGGCAAGTTCGAG GAgctggacaggcaggcaggagacCCTAAGTGGGTGGATGTGATCGAGAAGGACCTCCACAGACAGTTCCCCTTCCATGAGATGTTTGTGGCGAGAGGAGGCCATGG GCAGCAGGACCTGTACCGTGTCCTCAAAGCCTACACACTGCACCGGCCTGAAGAGGGTTACTGCCAAGCTCAAGCTCCCATCGCTGCTGTGCTGCTAATGCACATGCCTGCTGAG GATGCATTCTGGGGTCTGGTGCAGATTTGTGAGAAGTACCTTCCTGGATACTACAGTGTAGGGCTG GAGGCGATCCAGCTAGATGGGGAGATCCTGTTTGCTTTGCTGAAGCGGGTGTCTCCTCTGGCCCACCGCCACCTGAAGAAGCACAAACTGGACCCCATCCTGTACATGACGGAGTGGTTCATGTGTGCCTTCTCCAGAACCCTGCCCTGGGCCTCTGTGCTACGTGTCTGGGACATGTTCCTTTGTGAGG GAGTGAAGATCATCTTCCGGGTGGGCCTGGTGCTGTTAAAGTGCATGCTGGGCTCTCAGGACAAGCTGAAGACGTGTCAGGGACAGTACGAGACCATGGAGCTGCTCAAGACCATAGACACACGCTACATGCTGGAAGGATTCCTAGTGCGGGAG ATTATAGAGCTGCCGTTGTCAGAGCGGGACGTTGAGAAAGAGCACCTGGCCCAGCTGCGGCGCTGGAAGGAGACCCGGGGTGAGTTGCACTGCAAGTCCCCTCCCAGAATGCACGGCGCCAAGGCTATCATGGCCGCCGAACCACCCAGTCGTCAAGACCTGCGCCAGAACCCCACCATCATAGTCGAGTCGTCCCTGGCAACCAATAAGAATGTGGAAGGCCAGGAGGAGGACAAGGCGAGGATAAAGACCAAAGAGCAGAAGAATGGAAAGAACGGCACCCCGGTGGCATCCAACCCTGAACCCAGCGACATTTCTACCAAGCCCACCCCACCCCTCAAAGACGCACCCTTGCAGGGCTCCAATCAGAGCCTGATTGGCACAGAACATGACACCTACCTGTAG
- the LOC109868112 gene encoding TBC1 domain family member 10A-like isoform X2, which translates to MLNNWDKWMAKRHKKMKLRCQKGIPPSLRGRAWLYLSGGKVKREQNKGKFEELDRQAGDPKWVDVIEKDLHRQFPFHEMFVARGGHGQQDLYRVLKAYTLHRPEEGYCQAQAPIAAVLLMHMPAEDAFWGLVQICEKYLPGYYSVGLEAIQLDGEILFALLKRVSPLAHRHLKKHKLDPILYMTEWFMCAFSRTLPWASVLRVWDMFLCEGVKIIFRVGLVLLKCMLGSQDKLKTCQGQYETMELLKTIDTRYMLEGFLVREIIELPLSERDVEKEHLAQLRRWKETRGELHCKSPPRMHGAKAIMAAEPPSRQDLRQNPTIIVESSLATNKNVEGQEEDKARIKTKEQKNGKNGTPVASNPEPSDISTKPTPPLKDAPLQGSNQSLIGTEHDTYL; encoded by the exons ATGCTCAACAACTGGGACAAATGGATGGCCAAGAGACACAAGAAG ATGAAGCTGCGCTGTCAGAAGGGCATCCCCCCCTCGCTGCGAGGCCGGGCGTGGCTCTACCTGTCAGGAGGAAAGGTGAAGAGGGAGCAAAACAAGGGCAAGTTCGAG GAgctggacaggcaggcaggagacCCTAAGTGGGTGGATGTGATCGAGAAGGACCTCCACAGACAGTTCCCCTTCCATGAGATGTTTGTGGCGAGAGGAGGCCATGG GCAGCAGGACCTGTACCGTGTCCTCAAAGCCTACACACTGCACCGGCCTGAAGAGGGTTACTGCCAAGCTCAAGCTCCCATCGCTGCTGTGCTGCTAATGCACATGCCTGCTGAG GATGCATTCTGGGGTCTGGTGCAGATTTGTGAGAAGTACCTTCCTGGATACTACAGTGTAGGGCTG GAGGCGATCCAGCTAGATGGGGAGATCCTGTTTGCTTTGCTGAAGCGGGTGTCTCCTCTGGCCCACCGCCACCTGAAGAAGCACAAACTGGACCCCATCCTGTACATGACGGAGTGGTTCATGTGTGCCTTCTCCAGAACCCTGCCCTGGGCCTCTGTGCTACGTGTCTGGGACATGTTCCTTTGTGAGG GAGTGAAGATCATCTTCCGGGTGGGCCTGGTGCTGTTAAAGTGCATGCTGGGCTCTCAGGACAAGCTGAAGACGTGTCAGGGACAGTACGAGACCATGGAGCTGCTCAAGACCATAGACACACGCTACATGCTGGAAGGATTCCTAGTGCGGGAG ATTATAGAGCTGCCGTTGTCAGAGCGGGACGTTGAGAAAGAGCACCTGGCCCAGCTGCGGCGCTGGAAGGAGACCCGGGGTGAGTTGCACTGCAAGTCCCCTCCCAGAATGCACGGCGCCAAGGCTATCATGGCCGCCGAACCACCCAGTCGTCAAGACCTGCGCCAGAACCCCACCATCATAGTCGAGTCGTCCCTGGCAACCAATAAGAATGTGGAAGGCCAGGAGGAGGACAAGGCGAGGATAAAGACCAAAGAGCAGAAGAATGGAAAGAACGGCACCCCGGTGGCATCCAACCCTGAACCCAGCGACATTTCTACCAAGCCCACCCCACCCCTCAAAGACGCACCCTTGCAGGGCTCCAATCAGAGCCTGATTGGCACAGAACATGACACCTACCTGTAG